The following proteins are encoded in a genomic region of Chelmon rostratus isolate fCheRos1 chromosome 3, fCheRos1.pri, whole genome shotgun sequence:
- the LOC121603816 gene encoding N-alpha-acetyltransferase 15, NatA auxiliary subunit-like, whose translation MPTITLPPKENALFKRILRCYEHKQYRNGLKFCKQILSNPKFAEHGETLAMKGLTLNCLGKKEEAYDLVRRGLRNDLRSHVCWHVYGLLQRSDKKYDEAIKCYRNALKWDKDNLQILRDLSLLQIQMRDLEGYRETRYQLLQLRPAQRASWIGYAIAYHLLEDYEMAAKIIEEFRKTQQTSPDKVDYEYSELLLYQNQVLREAGLHKEALEHLSNYEKQICDKLAVEETRGELLLKLERLDEATEVYHRLLERNPENWSYYHGLENALKPSSVEERYKIYEEGWEKFPKGLVPRRLPLTFLSGERFRECLDRYLRMNFSKGCPPVFTTLKSLYNDKEKVAIIEELVVGYETSLKSCRMFNQNDDGKEEPPTTLLWVQYFLAQHYDMIGQQTLSLEYINAAIESTPTLIELFLIKAKIYKHAGNIREAAQWMDEAQALDTADRFINSKCAKYMLKAGMIKEAEEMCSKFTREGASAVENLNEMQCMWFQTECALAYKSMNKFGEALKKCHEIERHFVEITDDQFDFHTYCMRKMTLRSYVDLLKLEDVLRMHPFYYKAAMTAIQIYLSLHDNPLTDDSKELQADTANLSDKELKKLRNKQRRAQKKAQLEEEKKNAEKEKQLKNQKKKKEDDDEEIGGPKEELIPDKLVKVENPLEEAVKFLMPLKHLVKDKIDTHLLAFEIYFRKEKYLLMLQSVKRALAIDPDHPWLHQCLVRFFKGVSESKELPEVVRTVLKQEITRLFGDSNAKSFNQAYLSKHSNSIPHRLAAAKMMVYLDSSTESKAAELATALDESLDNRTIQISTEVLECLRSGVLGDCKELAESYRTECHKLYPYTLAFTPPGYEENTKIANGDVSTETEELANEM comes from the exons CGATGTTATGAACACAAGCAGTACAGAAACGGACTCAAGTTCTGCAAACAAATCCTGTCCAACCCCAAGTTTGCCGAGCATGGAG AGACCCTGGCGATGAAGGGCTTGACCTTGAACTGTCtggggaagaaggaggaggcCTACGATCTGGTGAGAAGAGGCCTGCGCAATGACCTCAGAAGCCATGTCT GCTGGCATGTATACGGCCTGCTGCAGCGCTCGGATAAGAAGTACGATGAGGCCATCAAGTGTTACCGCAATGCTCTGAAGTGGGACAAAGACAACCTGCAGATCCTGCGAGACCTGTCCCTGCTACAGATCCAGATGAGAGACCTGGAGGGCTACAGG GAGACACGGTACCAGCTGTTGCAGCTGCGTCCGGCGCAGCGGGCCTCCTGGATCGGCTATGCCATCGCCTATCACCTCCTGGAAGACTACGAGATGGCTGCAAAGATCATTGAGGAGttcaggaaaacacaacag ACATCTCCAGACAAAGTTGACTACGAATACAGCGAGTTGCTGCTGTACCAGAACCAGGTGCTGAGGGAAGCAGGCCTACACAAGGAGGCCCTGGAGCATCTGTCCAACTATGAGAAGCAGATCTGTGACAAGCTAGCTGTGGAGGAGACACGAG gagaACTACTGTTGAAGTTGGAGCGTCTGGACGAGGCAACTGAAGTCTATCATCGTCTGCTGGAGAGGAATCCAGAGAACTGGTCCTATTACCACGGCCTGGAGAATGCCCTGAAACCAA gCAGTGTAGAGGAGAGATACAAGATCTATGAAGAAGGCTGGGAGAAGTTTCCTAAAGGACTGGTTCCTCGTCGCCTGCCCCTCACCTTCCTCTCTG GTGAGAGGTTCAGAGAGTGCCTGGACAGGTATCTGAGGATGAATTTTAGTAAAGGCTGTCCGCCCGTCTTCACCACCCTAAAATCACTTTACAACGACAAAGAAAAG gTGGCAATAATAGAGGAGTTGGTTGTCGGCTACGAAACCTCATTAAAAAGCTGTAGAATGTTCAACCAGAACG ATGACGGTAAGGAGGAACCACCAACCACGTTGCTCTGGGTGCAGTACTTCCTGGCACAGCACTACGACATGATTGGCCAACAGACACTGTCTCTAGAGTACATCAACGCAGCCATCGAGAGCACTCCTACGCTCATTGAACTCTTCCTTATCAAAGCCAAGATCTACAAG CATGCTGGGAACATCAGAGAGGCCGCTCAGTGGATGGATGAGGCCCAGGCTCTGGACACCGCTGACAGATTCATCAACTCCAAGTGTGCCAAGTACATGCTGAAGGCTGGCATGATCAAAGAGGCTGAGGAAATGTGCTCCAAGTTCACACGG GAGGGAGCGTCAGCAGTGGAGAACCTCAACGAGATGCAGTGTATGTGGTTCCAGACAGAGTGCGCACTCGCCTACAAGAGCATGAACAAGTTCGGGGAGGCTCTCAAAAAGTGCCATGAGATTGAAAGG CATTTTGTGGAGATCACAGACGACCAGTTTGATTTCCACACCTACTGCATGAGGAAGATGACGTTACGCTCCTATGTAGACCTACTGAAGCTGGAGGACGTTCTCCGGATGCATCCCTTCTACTACAAGGCTGCCATGACAGCCATCCAGATCTACCTGAGCCTCCATGACAATCCCCTGACTGACGACAGCAAGGAGCTGCAGGCCGACACCG CTAATCTCTCGGACAaagaactgaagaagctgaGGAACAAGCAGCGGAGAGCCCAGAAGAAggcccagctggaggaggagaagaagaacgcggagaaggagaagcagcttaagaaccagaagaagaagaaggaggatgatgatgaagagatTGGAGGACCCAAGGAGGAGCTCATTCCTGACAAACTCGTCAAG gTAGAAAATCCACTGGAAGAAGCCGTCAAGTTCCTGATGCCTCTCAAACACCTGGTCAAGGACAAAATAGACACACACCTTCTGGCCTTTGAGATCTACTTCAGGAAAG AAAAGTACCTGTTGATGCTCCAATCAGTGAAGAGAGCGCTGGCCATTGATCCAGACCACCCATGGCTACACCAGTGTCTAGTACGCTTCTTTAAAGGAG TCTCAGAGAGCAAGGAGCTGCCAGAGGTGGTCCGGACGGTGCTGAAGCAGGAGATCACCCGGCTGTTCGGAGACAGCAACGCTAAGAGCTTCAACCAGGCCTACCTCAGCAAGCACTCAAACTCCATACCACACCGACTGGCTG ctgctaaGATGATGGTGTATCTGGACTCATCGACAGAATCAAAGGCAGCAGAGCTGGCCACTGCACTAGATGAGTCACTCGACAACAGAACCATACAG ATCAGCACAGAGGTCCTGGAGTGTCTTCGGAGCGGCGTCCTGGGCGACTGTAAGGAGCTCGCGGAGTCGTACCGCACCGAGTGTCACAAGCTTTACCCCTACACGTTAGCTTTCACGCCCCCCGGATACGAGGAGAACACAAAGATCGCCAACGGAGATGTTTCCACGGAAACGGAGGAGCTAGCCAATGAGATGTGA